One segment of Ziziphus jujuba cultivar Dongzao chromosome 12, ASM3175591v1 DNA contains the following:
- the LOC132800316 gene encoding protein SMALL AUXIN UP-REGULATED RNA 8, whose product MKPVVISTPTFITNPASKMKRQLFHIAKRPAMSKKGMKLFESNEDSKKSLLDDEFSDGNIQSTQTPLKVPKGFLAVYVGPELRRFVIPMACLSMPDFRVLMDRAAEEFGFEQEGALQIPCDEEDFNIILLRCLEKSKKNGKRR is encoded by the coding sequence ATGAAACCTGTTGTAATTAGCACCCCAACCTTTATTACCAATCCAGCAAGCAAAATGAAGCGCCAACTATTCCACATTGCAAAGAGACCTGCCATGTCCAAAAAGGGTATGAAGCTTTTTGAATCCAATGAGGACTCAAAGAAGTCATTACTTGATGATGAATTTTCCGATGGCAACATTCAGAGCACACAGACTCCTCTTAAGGTTCCGAAAGGTTTCTTGGCTGTTTACGTGGGTCCAGAGCTTCGTAGATTTGTGATTCCGATGGCATGCTTGTCAATGCCGGACTTCAGGGTTTTAATGGATAGAGCAGCTGAGGAGTTTGGGTTTGAACAAGAAGGTGCCCTGCAAATTCCTTGTGATGAAGAGGATTTCAACATAATTCTATTGAGGTGTTTGGAAAAGAGTAAAAAGAATGGTAAAAGGAGATAG
- the LOC107428181 gene encoding uncharacterized protein LOC107428181 isoform X3, which translates to MVTGSYLLGHVHTKGWPSRISKQGVSRINERHKFPKTHSKLESEVAWRTLCCCKLAASPSINLSPLDLVAAYPKNGIPETLHSASNFTQRLVLAELDPATAKIRKIQLLHKSGI; encoded by the exons ATGGTCACCGGTTCATATCTTCTAGGCCATGTTCACACCAAAG GATGGCCTTCCCGGATATCCAAGCAAGGAGTTTCTAGAATCAAT GAAAGGCACAAGTTTCCTAAAACACATTCTAAACTAGAGTCCGAAGTTGCATGGAGAACCttatgttgctgcaaacttgCAGCCTCTCCTAGCATTAATTTGTCACCATTAGATTTGGTTGCTGCATATCCCAAGAATGGCATTCCAGAGACGTTACATTCTGCCTCAAATTTCACGCAGAGATTGGTACTGGCTGAATTGGACCCTGCTACAGCAAAG ATAAGAAAAATACAGCTTTTGCATAAGTCAGGCATATAA
- the LOC107428181 gene encoding protein COFACTOR ASSEMBLY OF COMPLEX C SUBUNIT B CCB3, chloroplastic isoform X1: protein MVTGSYLLGHVHTKGWPSRISKQGVSRINERHKFPKTHSKLESEVAWRTLCCCKLAASPSINLSPLDLVAAYPKNGIPETLHSASNFTQRLVLAELDPATAKVAIGFLGPFLSAFAFLFILRIVMSWYPKLPVGKFPYVIAYAPTEPLLIPTRKLIPPLGGVDVTPVVWFGLVSFLNEILVGPQGLLVLLSQQVS from the exons ATGGTCACCGGTTCATATCTTCTAGGCCATGTTCACACCAAAG GATGGCCTTCCCGGATATCCAAGCAAGGAGTTTCTAGAATCAAT GAAAGGCACAAGTTTCCTAAAACACATTCTAAACTAGAGTCCGAAGTTGCATGGAGAACCttatgttgctgcaaacttgCAGCCTCTCCTAGCATTAATTTGTCACCATTAGATTTGGTTGCTGCATATCCCAAGAATGGCATTCCAGAGACGTTACATTCTGCCTCAAATTTCACGCAGAGATTGGTACTGGCTGAATTGGACCCTGCTACAGCAAAGGTTGCTATTGGGTTCCTAGGGCCCTTTCTATCAGCATTTGCTTTTCTGTTTATTTTGAGAATAGTCATGTCCTGGTATCCAAAACTTCCAGTTGGAAAATTCCCTTATGTAATAGCTTATGCACCCACAGAGCCGCTTCTCATCCCAACACGAAAGCTCATTCCACCTCTAGGTGGAGTGGATGTAACCCCTGTGGtctggtttggattggttagcTTCCTTAATGAAATATTAGTAGGTCCACAAGGGCTGCTTGTCCTTCTTTCTCAGCAAGTTAGCTGA
- the LOC107428181 gene encoding protein COFACTOR ASSEMBLY OF COMPLEX C SUBUNIT B CCB3, chloroplastic isoform X2: MFTPKDGLPGYPSKEFLESMHKFPKTHSKLESEVAWRTLCCCKLAASPSINLSPLDLVAAYPKNGIPETLHSASNFTQRLVLAELDPATAKVAIGFLGPFLSAFAFLFILRIVMSWYPKLPVGKFPYVIAYAPTEPLLIPTRKLIPPLGGVDVTPVVWFGLVSFLNEILVGPQGLLVLLSQQVS, from the exons ATGTTCACACCAAAG GATGGCCTTCCCGGATATCCAAGCAAGGAGTTTCTAGAATCAAT GCACAAGTTTCCTAAAACACATTCTAAACTAGAGTCCGAAGTTGCATGGAGAACCttatgttgctgcaaacttgCAGCCTCTCCTAGCATTAATTTGTCACCATTAGATTTGGTTGCTGCATATCCCAAGAATGGCATTCCAGAGACGTTACATTCTGCCTCAAATTTCACGCAGAGATTGGTACTGGCTGAATTGGACCCTGCTACAGCAAAGGTTGCTATTGGGTTCCTAGGGCCCTTTCTATCAGCATTTGCTTTTCTGTTTATTTTGAGAATAGTCATGTCCTGGTATCCAAAACTTCCAGTTGGAAAATTCCCTTATGTAATAGCTTATGCACCCACAGAGCCGCTTCTCATCCCAACACGAAAGCTCATTCCACCTCTAGGTGGAGTGGATGTAACCCCTGTGGtctggtttggattggttagcTTCCTTAATGAAATATTAGTAGGTCCACAAGGGCTGCTTGTCCTTCTTTCTCAGCAAGTTAGCTGA
- the LOC107428189 gene encoding protein SMALL AUXIN UP-REGULATED RNA 51, with the protein MDSKKSNKIREIVRLQQILKKWKKLANAPKNTTTATTSSASNNSSNTSKGMKFIKRTLSFSDVSGASSNSNNDVVPKGFLAVCVGKELKRFIIPTEYLGHQAFRILLQEAEEEFGFQQEGVLKIPCEVPVFEKILKVVEEKREVLFLHEFGFNADKDKNGCCSSPSDCDRTPSHHPQMCR; encoded by the coding sequence ATGGATTCAAAGAAGTCTAACAAGATCAGAGAGATTGTTAGGCTCCAACAGATCCTCAAGAAATGGAAAAAGCTAGCAAATGCTCCCAAAAACACCACTACAGCTACTACTTCTTCTGCAAGCAATAACAGCAGCAACACCAGCAAAGGCATGAAATTCATAAAGAGAACTCTGTCTTTCTCTGATGTTTCTGGAGcttcatcaaattcaaataatgaTGTTGTTCCAAAAGGATTTCTTGCTGTTTGTGTTGGGAAAGAGCTCAAGAGGTTCATCATCCCAACGGAGTACTTGGGCCACCAAGCCTTTAGGATTCTGCTTCAAGAAGCTGAAGAAGAATTTGGGTTCCAGCAAGAAGGAGTTCTCAAGATTCCGTGCGAAGTCCCTGTCTTTGAAAAGATCTTGAAGGTTGTGGAAGAGAAAAGGGAGGTTCTCTTCTTGCATGAGTTCGGATTCAATGCAGACAAGGACAAGAATGGCTGCTGCTCTTCACCTTCTGATTGTGATCGTACACCTTCTCATCATCCCCAAATGTGTAGATGA